From one Amia ocellicauda isolate fAmiCal2 chromosome 17, fAmiCal2.hap1, whole genome shotgun sequence genomic stretch:
- the LOC136712298 gene encoding E3 ubiquitin-protein ligase RNF34 isoform X3, with product MKAGASSMWASCCGLLNEVMGTGAVRGQQPGFGTGAGPFRFAPSAGYSTYPPTSSGNTSLVCKACGLAFSVFRRKHICCDCKKNFCSLCSVLQENLRRCATCHLLKGTAFQRPQLMRLRVKDLRQYLILRNIPTDTCREKEDLVDLVLCHQGSDTENEMDTNSVHSRSLFATPLSTVRSTSSLSASQGEELGRLGSSGTSGSSGTTNPQEQGDGTSISLLNLEPGESAVEEASPVSRKRARASLSDISSAEEIEALSVRQLKEILTRNFVNYSGCCEKWELVERVGRLYRENENNRKSLENVNNSITADGEKMQLNSDDNLCRICMDAVIDCVLLECGHMVTCTKCGKRMSECPICRQYVVRAVHVFKS from the exons ATGAAG GCCGGGGCCTCGTCTATGTGGGCTTCATGCTGTGGTCTGCTGAATGAAGTGATGGGGACAGGAGCAGTGCGAGGACAGCAACCAGGCTTTGGCACAGGAGCCGGGCCCTTCAGGTTCGCCCCCAGCGCGGGGTACTCCACCTACCCCCCGACATCCTCAGGGAACACCAGCCTGGTCTGCAAGGCCTGCGGGCTGGCCTTCTCTGTCTTCAGGAGAAAG CACATCTGCTGTGATTGCAAGAAGAACTTCTGCTCCCTGTGCTCAGTCCTGCAGGAGAACCTGCGGAGATGTGCCACGTGCCACCTGCTGAAAGGGACTGCCTTCCAGCGGCCCCAGCTCATGAGGCTGAGGGTAAAGGACCTGCGTCAGTACCTGATCCTGAGGAATATACCCACGGACACCTGCCGCGAGAAGGAGGACTTGGTGGACCTTGTTCTGTGCCACCAGGGCTCGGACACAGAGAACGAAATGGACACAAATAGTGTGCACTCCAGGTCTCTGTTCGCCACCCCGCTGTCCACTGTGCGCTCGACGTCCTCGCTGTCTGCCTCTCAGGGAGAAGAATTAGGCAGACTAGGAAGCTCGGGAACCTCGGGAAGCTCGGGAACCACAAATCCG CAGGAACAAGGTGACGGCACGTCGATCTCTCTCTTGAATCTGGAGCCAGGCGAGAGTGCAGTAGAAGAG GCAAGCCCTGTCTCTCGGAAGCGGGCGAGGGCATCCCTGTCCGACATATCCAGTGCGGAGGAGATCGAGGCCCTCTCGGTGAGGCAGCTCAAGGAGATCCTGACCCGCAACTTTGTGAACTATTCAGGGTGCTGTGAGAAGTGGGAACTGGTGGAGCGCGTGGGACGGCTATACCGGGAGAACGAGAACAACCGGAAGTCGC tGGAAAATGTGAACAACAGTATAACTGCAG ACGGGGAGAAGATGCAGCTGAACAGCGACGACAACCTCTGCCGGATTTGTATGGACGCTGTGATTGACTGTGTGCTCCTGGAGTGCGGCCACATGGTCACCTGCACCAAGTGTGGGAAGAGAATGAGCGAGTGTCCCATCTGCCGGCAGTACGTGGTGCGGGCCGTGCATGTGTTCAAGTCCTAG
- the LOC136712298 gene encoding E3 ubiquitin-protein ligase RNF34 isoform X2, translating to MWASCCGLLNEVMGTGAVRGQQPGFGTGAGPFRFAPSAGYSTYPPTSSGNTSLVCKACGLAFSVFRRKHICCDCKKNFCSLCSVLQENLRRCATCHLLKGTAFQRPQLMRLRVKDLRQYLILRNIPTDTCREKEDLVDLVLCHQGSDTENEMDTNSVHSRSLFATPLSTVRSTSSLSASQGEELGRLGSSGTSGSSGTTNPQEQGDGTSISLLNLEPGESAVEEASPVSRKRARASLSDISSAEEIEALSVRQLKEILTRNFVNYSGCCEKWELVERVGRLYRENENNRKSLENVNNSITAVVAYPQPICNGGVGDGEKMQLNSDDNLCRICMDAVIDCVLLECGHMVTCTKCGKRMSECPICRQYVVRAVHVFKS from the exons ATGTGGGCTTCATGCTGTGGTCTGCTGAATGAAGTGATGGGGACAGGAGCAGTGCGAGGACAGCAACCAGGCTTTGGCACAGGAGCCGGGCCCTTCAGGTTCGCCCCCAGCGCGGGGTACTCCACCTACCCCCCGACATCCTCAGGGAACACCAGCCTGGTCTGCAAGGCCTGCGGGCTGGCCTTCTCTGTCTTCAGGAGAAAG CACATCTGCTGTGATTGCAAGAAGAACTTCTGCTCCCTGTGCTCAGTCCTGCAGGAGAACCTGCGGAGATGTGCCACGTGCCACCTGCTGAAAGGGACTGCCTTCCAGCGGCCCCAGCTCATGAGGCTGAGGGTAAAGGACCTGCGTCAGTACCTGATCCTGAGGAATATACCCACGGACACCTGCCGCGAGAAGGAGGACTTGGTGGACCTTGTTCTGTGCCACCAGGGCTCGGACACAGAGAACGAAATGGACACAAATAGTGTGCACTCCAGGTCTCTGTTCGCCACCCCGCTGTCCACTGTGCGCTCGACGTCCTCGCTGTCTGCCTCTCAGGGAGAAGAATTAGGCAGACTAGGAAGCTCGGGAACCTCGGGAAGCTCGGGAACCACAAATCCG CAGGAACAAGGTGACGGCACGTCGATCTCTCTCTTGAATCTGGAGCCAGGCGAGAGTGCAGTAGAAGAG GCAAGCCCTGTCTCTCGGAAGCGGGCGAGGGCATCCCTGTCCGACATATCCAGTGCGGAGGAGATCGAGGCCCTCTCGGTGAGGCAGCTCAAGGAGATCCTGACCCGCAACTTTGTGAACTATTCAGGGTGCTGTGAGAAGTGGGAACTGGTGGAGCGCGTGGGACGGCTATACCGGGAGAACGAGAACAACCGGAAGTCGC tGGAAAATGTGAACAACAGTATAACTGCAG TGGTAGCATACCCTCAGCCAATCTGCAATGGTGGAGTTGGAG ACGGGGAGAAGATGCAGCTGAACAGCGACGACAACCTCTGCCGGATTTGTATGGACGCTGTGATTGACTGTGTGCTCCTGGAGTGCGGCCACATGGTCACCTGCACCAAGTGTGGGAAGAGAATGAGCGAGTGTCCCATCTGCCGGCAGTACGTGGTGCGGGCCGTGCATGTGTTCAAGTCCTAG
- the LOC136712298 gene encoding E3 ubiquitin-protein ligase RNF34 isoform X1 codes for MKAGASSMWASCCGLLNEVMGTGAVRGQQPGFGTGAGPFRFAPSAGYSTYPPTSSGNTSLVCKACGLAFSVFRRKHICCDCKKNFCSLCSVLQENLRRCATCHLLKGTAFQRPQLMRLRVKDLRQYLILRNIPTDTCREKEDLVDLVLCHQGSDTENEMDTNSVHSRSLFATPLSTVRSTSSLSASQGEELGRLGSSGTSGSSGTTNPQEQGDGTSISLLNLEPGESAVEEASPVSRKRARASLSDISSAEEIEALSVRQLKEILTRNFVNYSGCCEKWELVERVGRLYRENENNRKSLENVNNSITAVVAYPQPICNGGVGDGEKMQLNSDDNLCRICMDAVIDCVLLECGHMVTCTKCGKRMSECPICRQYVVRAVHVFKS; via the exons ATGAAG GCCGGGGCCTCGTCTATGTGGGCTTCATGCTGTGGTCTGCTGAATGAAGTGATGGGGACAGGAGCAGTGCGAGGACAGCAACCAGGCTTTGGCACAGGAGCCGGGCCCTTCAGGTTCGCCCCCAGCGCGGGGTACTCCACCTACCCCCCGACATCCTCAGGGAACACCAGCCTGGTCTGCAAGGCCTGCGGGCTGGCCTTCTCTGTCTTCAGGAGAAAG CACATCTGCTGTGATTGCAAGAAGAACTTCTGCTCCCTGTGCTCAGTCCTGCAGGAGAACCTGCGGAGATGTGCCACGTGCCACCTGCTGAAAGGGACTGCCTTCCAGCGGCCCCAGCTCATGAGGCTGAGGGTAAAGGACCTGCGTCAGTACCTGATCCTGAGGAATATACCCACGGACACCTGCCGCGAGAAGGAGGACTTGGTGGACCTTGTTCTGTGCCACCAGGGCTCGGACACAGAGAACGAAATGGACACAAATAGTGTGCACTCCAGGTCTCTGTTCGCCACCCCGCTGTCCACTGTGCGCTCGACGTCCTCGCTGTCTGCCTCTCAGGGAGAAGAATTAGGCAGACTAGGAAGCTCGGGAACCTCGGGAAGCTCGGGAACCACAAATCCG CAGGAACAAGGTGACGGCACGTCGATCTCTCTCTTGAATCTGGAGCCAGGCGAGAGTGCAGTAGAAGAG GCAAGCCCTGTCTCTCGGAAGCGGGCGAGGGCATCCCTGTCCGACATATCCAGTGCGGAGGAGATCGAGGCCCTCTCGGTGAGGCAGCTCAAGGAGATCCTGACCCGCAACTTTGTGAACTATTCAGGGTGCTGTGAGAAGTGGGAACTGGTGGAGCGCGTGGGACGGCTATACCGGGAGAACGAGAACAACCGGAAGTCGC tGGAAAATGTGAACAACAGTATAACTGCAG TGGTAGCATACCCTCAGCCAATCTGCAATGGTGGAGTTGGAG ACGGGGAGAAGATGCAGCTGAACAGCGACGACAACCTCTGCCGGATTTGTATGGACGCTGTGATTGACTGTGTGCTCCTGGAGTGCGGCCACATGGTCACCTGCACCAAGTGTGGGAAGAGAATGAGCGAGTGTCCCATCTGCCGGCAGTACGTGGTGCGGGCCGTGCATGTGTTCAAGTCCTAG
- the anapc5 gene encoding anaphase-promoting complex subunit 5: MASVHESLYFNPMMTNGVVHANVFGIKDWVTPYKIAVLVLLDEMTMSKCITLLERRRLNKLILPLLQGPDMTLAQLLKTVEDCCPQLAYAVRLRLHVMAEGELKDMESFFDTLPNPFNERESEAYKTSVVGLFMRHMLLAYNKLSFSQVYKLYTALQQYYHTPYYQDAEGKPRTAPPTAEDTGMDLTNPEDSGGKMEKEELDSSPGDEDVPSRGPLSQKQAEYFLARQAYLLKNDENKALKPVALQEELNNMLKFNPDFAEAHYLSYLNSMRVQDIYISTHSLLHYFDRLILTGGDSKSNGDEGYGRSLRYAALNLAALHCRFGHYQQADLALQEAIRIAQESNDHVCLQHCLSWLYLLEQMKGSDSTVLTEDSVKMAVHFCLPYLASLGIQSLVQQGAIGGKTANKLMDALKDTDILHWKHSLSELIDISLAQKTAIWRMYGKSTMALQQAQLLLNMSSLEPVNFGVHQNNTEAFAVALCHLAELHAEQGLFGAASELLKHLKERFPPHTQHAKLWMLCDLKIQFERAMNDGKYHLSDSLVTGIAALNKTEGLYRKALVLKAQNQTTEAYKILQRLLLYCEKSKCTEMVIRVMLSIAELYWQSSCYATALPLLLQALALARQFHLQYLASETILHLAFSQLMLGIPEQALNILHMAIEPILAHGAVMDKGRAMLLVAKCQIAISAPESPKRKHQALEVAVQSLDEAREYFGKVDCKERLRDVYYLQARLYNSLGKTAERNKCSMLFRQLNQELPSHGVPLITRL, translated from the exons ATGGCCAGTGTTCACGAGAGCTTGTACTTTAACCCCATGATGACCAACGGGGTCGTGCACGCCAATGTGTTCGGCATTAAAGACTGGGTGACCCCATATAAAATCGCCGTGCTGGTATTGCTGGACGAAATGACTATGTCAAAATGCATCACTCTCCTGGAAAGACGGCGGTTGAACAAGCTCATCTTGCCTCTGCTACAA ggcCCAGATATGACTCTTGCCCAACTTTTAAAGACGGTGGAAGATTGTTGTCCCCAGCTTGCTTATGCTGTACGGTTAAG gTTGCATGTGATGGCAGAAGGCGAACTGAAAGATATGGAGTCCTTTTTTGATACCCTTCCTAATCCTTTTAATGAGAGAGAATCGGAGGCATACAAAACGAGCGTTGTGG GGTTGTTTATGAGGCACATGCTGTTAGCTTACAATAAGCTGTCCTTCAGTCAGGTGTACAAGTTGTACACCGCACTTCAGCAGTACTACCACACCCCCTACTATCAGGATGCAGAGGGGAAGCCTAGGACTGCCCCCCCTACTGCTGAGGACACCGGCATGGACCTGACAAACCCAGAAGACAGTGGGGGAAAGATGGAGAAAGAGGAGCTGGACTCTTCACCAGG tgATGAGGATGTACCCAGTAGAGGCCCTCTTTCTCAGAAGCAGGCAGAGTACTTTCTTGCTAGAcag GCGTACTTGTTGAAAAATGATGAAAACAAAGCTCTGAAGCCAGTAGCTCTGCAGGAGGAACTGAACAACATGCTGAAGTTTAACCCAGATTTTGCAGAAGCG cattatttGAGCTACTTGAACAGCATGCGTGTCCAGGACATCTACATCTCCACACACAGTCTCCTGCACTATTTTGATCGCCTCATCCTCACAGGAGGTGACAGCAAGAGCAACGGGGATGAAGGATACGGCCGCAGCCTGCGCTACGCTGCACTCAACCTTGCGGCCCTGCACTGCCGCTTTGGCCACTA TCAACAGGCAGACCTGGCTTTGCAGGAGGCAATTCGCATTGCCCAGGAATCCAATGACCATGTTTGCCTGCAACACTGCCTG AGCTGGCTGTACCTGCTGGAACAGATGAAAGGATCTGATAGCACTGTCCTTACGGAGGActctgtgaaaatggcagtgCACTTCTGCCTACCG TATTTGGCATCTCTTGGAATTCAGTCTCTAGTTCAGCAGGGAGCGATCGGAGGCAAAACAGCCAATAAACTGATGGATGCGTTGAAGGACACTGACATCCTGCACTGGAAGCACAGTCTGTCGGAGCTGATCGACATCAGTCTGGCTCAGAAAACAGCCATCTGGAGAATGTATGGAAAGAG CACCATGGCCCTGCAGCAGGCTCAGCTACTCCTGAACATGAGCAGCCTGGAGCCGGTGAACTTCGGGGTTCACCAGAACAACACCGAGGCCTTCGCCGTGGCCCTGTGCCACCTGGCAGAGCTGCACGCCGAGCAG GGTCTGTTTGGCGCTGCCTCTGAGCTTCTGAAGCACTTAAAAGAAAGATTCCCCCCCCACACCCAGCATGCCAAG CTGTGGATGCTGTGTGATCTGAAGATCCAGTTTGAGCGAGCCATGAACGATGGGAAGTACCACCTCTCAGACTCGCTGGTGACAGGAATCGCTGCCCTGAATAAAACTGAGGGTTTGTATAG GAAAGCACTTGTGTTGAAGGCTCAAAACCAAACCACCGAGGCCTACAAAATCCTCCAGAGGCTGCTGCTTTACTGTGAGAAATCCAAATGCACAGAAATGGTCATTCG GGTGATGCTGTCCATTGCCGAGCTGTACTGGCAGTCTTCCTGTTATGCCACGGCTCTCCCCCTCCTGCTGCAGGCTCTGGCTCTGGCCCGGCAGTTTCACCTGCAGTACCTAGCTTCCGAGACCATCCTGCACTTGGCTTTCTCACAG CTCATGCTTGGGATCCCTGAGCAAGCGCTGAACATCCTGCACATGGCGATCGAGCCCATCCTGGCACACGGCGCCGTCATGGACAAGGGTCGGGCTATGCTGCTGGTGGCCAAGTGTCAGATTGCCATTTCTGCTCCCGAGTCCCCAAAACGGAAACACCAAG CTCTTGAGGTTGCGGTCCAGAGTCTGGATGAGGCCAGGGAATATTTCGGGAAAGTGGACTGCAAGGAGAGACTACGCGACGTCTACTACCTGCAAGCCAGACTCTACAATTCCCTGGGAAAGACTGCGGAGAGGAACAAGTGCTCCATGCTCTTCCGCCAGCTCAACCAAGAGCTGCCCTCTCACGGTGTGCCCCTGATCACGCGGCTCTGA